One genomic window of Tribolium castaneum strain GA2 chromosome 10, icTriCast1.1, whole genome shotgun sequence includes the following:
- the LOC661907 gene encoding furin-like protease 1 isoform X4: MYLFLCYIYVCVVIVSLSEAHYTQQWAVHIEGGPQVADEVARDHGFENQGQIFEDYYLFTHSGVSKRSLSLNSENRAKLAVDTRVRWSKQQTAKKRVKRDLRLQDSDPKWPSMWYLNRGNGLDMNVIPAWLEGITGKGAVVTILDDGLEKDHPDLVQNYDPLASYDVNSHDSDPSPRYDMIDSNRHGTRCAGEVAATSNNSVCALGVAHGAQVGGVRMLDGDVTDAVEARSLSLNPQHIDIYSASWGPDDDGKTVDGPGELATRAFIEGVTKGRNGKGSIFVWASGNGGRDHDNCNCDGYTNSIYSLSISSATEHGHVPWYSEACSSTLASTYSSGAVGERQVVTTDLRYSCTSSHTGTSASAPLAAGICALALEANPNLTWRDMQHIVVRTARPENLIAPDWQTNGVGRNVSHSFGYGLMDAYAMVQLSRNWITVPEQHKCEITAPHVQRPIPAKSVVVLQLQVKECEGVEVLEHVQAKLTIYSQRRGDLNIQLTSPMGTRVTLLAHRAHDTSRVGFSHWPFMSVHSWGETPFGTWQLEIHNDGRLLANVTVWDLTLYGTATPPAADLKQETVHQPSIVDIYPEEIDDNSIQDASANSLKFGAEVKKDTSGCLKTNGQLCLGLCIVIIMCCTSSYNCQDTLYVLLIYTISSLIFIFDLYLNIRIKSCHIKRSIIEFHNVNRSYNLYCIHSTTNQNKENSDNNFHRDTRKNKCKVTRHIFKDVFLNRTFRDFLGKVGNLKVFLRIMYHNVREWLHRLNTLRLVVLFCDISTFYIFFKLKCSILCMLPSYSEVSN; encoded by the exons ATTTTCGAGGACTACTACCTCTTCACCCACAGCGGGGTCTCCAAACGATCCCTCAGCTTGAATTCCGAAAATCGGGCAAAACTAGCAGTCGACACCAGGGTCAGGTGGTCAAAACAACAAACGGCAAAGAAACGAGTTAAAAGAGACCTAAGACTGCAAGACTCAGACCCCAAATGGCCCAGCATGTGGTATCTG AACCGAGGAAATGGTCTAGATATGAACGTTATTCCCGCCTGGCTAGAGGGCATAACCGGCAAAGGCGCCGTCGTAACCATTCTAGACGATGGTCTCGAGAAGGACCATCCAGATCTAGTACAAAATTAC GACCCCTTGGCCTCATACGACGTCAACAGTCACGATTCTGATCCTAGTCCAAGATACGATATGATAGACTCAAACCGGCACGGCACTCGCTGTGCTGGTGAAGTGGCTGCGACTAGTAATAACTCGGTTTGTGCTCTGGGTGTTGCCCACGGTGCCCAAGTGGGCGGCGTGCGGATGCTGGATGGGGATGTAACCGACGCGGTGGAGGCTCGCTCCCTGAGCCTCAACCCGCAGCACATCGACATCTACAGCGCGTCTTGGGGCCCCGACGACGACGGCAAAACCGTCGACGGGCCCGGGGAGCTCGCCACGCGGGCGTTCATCGAAGGGGTGACAAAG GGCCGTAATGGGAAAGGTTCGATTTTTGTGTGGGCGTCGGGGAACGGCGGCCGGGATCACGATAATTGCAACTGTGACGGGTACACGAATTCGATCTATAGTTTGTCGATATCGAGTGCGACGGAACACGGACACGTTCCGTGGTACAGTGAGGCGTGCAGTTCCACCCTTGCCTCGACTTACAGTAGCGGGGCTGTGGGGGAACGCCAGGTGGTGACCACTGATCTGAGGTATTCTTGCACTAGTAGCCACACGGGGACCAGTGCCTCGGCGCCGCTTGCAGCGGGCATCTGTGCACTGGCTCTGGAGGCCAATCCCAACCTGACCTGGAGGGACATGCAACACATTGTTGTTCGGACCGCCAGGCCCGAAAATCTGATCGCCCCTGACTGGCAGACCAACGGCGTGGGGCGAAATGTCTCACATAGTTTTGGCTATGGGCTTATGGACGCCTACGCCATGGTACAACTCTCGAGGAATTGGATCACAGTGCCTGAACAACACAAATGCGAAATCACCGCGCCTCACGTCCAAAGGCCTATTCCTGCCAAAAGCGTAGTCGTTTTACAGTTACAAGTAAAGGAGTGTGAGGGAGTTGAAGTCTTAGAACACGTCCAAGCTAAATTAACTATCTATTCGCAAAGACGTGGCGACCTGAATATTCAGTTGACCTCCCCTATGGGAACGCGGGTAACACTATTAGCCCATAGGGCCCACGACACTTCCAGGGTTGGGTTCTCCCATTGGCCTTTCATGTCAGTGCATTCCTGGGGAGAGACTCCTTTCGGAACCTGGCAGTTGGAAATACATAACGACGGACGCCTTCTTG CGAACGTGACTGTCTGGGATTTGACTCTGTATGGCACGGCCACACCGCCGGCCGCCGACCTGAAGCAGGAGACGGTGCACCAGCCCTCCATTGTGGACATATACCCCGAAGAGATCGATGATAATTCGATTCAAGACGCGTCGGCCAATTCCCTCAAGTTTGGTGCAgag GTTAAGAAAGATACGTCCGGTTGCTTAAAAACTAATGGCCAGTTATGTTTAGGTTTGTGTATTGTTATAATTATGTGCTGCACGTCCTCATATAACTGCCAAGACACTCTCTATGTCCTATTAATATATACTATCAGTTCACTAATTTTCATTTTCGACTTGTATTTAAACATTCGGATCAAGTCTTGCCACATTAAACGTAGCATCATTGAGTTTCATAATGTAAACAGATCATACAATCTTTACTGTATTCATTCAAccacaaatcaaaacaaagaaaattctGACAACAATTTTCACAGAGACACACGGAAAAACAAATGTAAAGTCACGCGACATATATTTAAAGACGTTTTTTTGAATCGTACGTTTAGAGACTTTTTAGGGAAGGTAGGGAATTTAAAGGTTTTTTTGCGAATAATGTATCATAACGTTCGCGAATGGTTACATAGACTAAATACGCTTAGATTAGTAGTACTATTTTGTGATATCTCAAcgttttatatattttttaagctaAAGTGTTCAATATTATGTATGTTACCGTCTTATTCGGAAGTATCCAACTGA